The following proteins are co-located in the Nerophis ophidion isolate RoL-2023_Sa linkage group LG04, RoL_Noph_v1.0, whole genome shotgun sequence genome:
- the LOC133551361 gene encoding phosphatidylinositol-glycan biosynthesis class W protein-like isoform X2, whose amino-acid sequence MSEKELKEAFVSNLNGTTLQEVVVGSFLTPLCILNRALILILHHQAKGNLPLPCPWISHLLLDFSVLVLPLVLSCTILSDVLPQVVLSLTFVLLCVLCHIYRTQRHTNPGDFLSRTVHFKQLPFVTIFRVMVNVQTAISILAVDFKVFPRRYAKSETYGTGVMDFGVGAFVMANGLVCPEARGKNVSGSKLKHISKQILSVWPLVVLGAARLVFVKMSSYQEHVTEYGVHWNFFFTLALVKVLTSLLLVAFPTRKSWVLSLLISGMYQLALETTDLKAFIMNNNDRGKDFLHANKEGIFSILGYVSIYMAGVQIGCYVMQPRSHVRDWIKAIFNLLMTTMALFSALCTCQTFIEPVSRRLANFPFCLWCVAQSLLFISCIGVVDLIVLFSQAWSGCRFVPSSWNSNSGSDKKKDDMEKLCLFQAISRNQLLFFLLSNVLTGLTNSLVKTLECSKLFSVCVLLAYMFMNSAVMYVLHLCGITIKFW is encoded by the coding sequence ATGTCTGAGAAGGAGCTGAAGGAAGCATTTGTCAGTAATCTCAATGGGACAACGTTACAAGAAGTAGTAGTGGGTTCATTCCTCACCCCACTGTGCATCCTCAATAGAGCGCTCATTCTGATCCTCCACCATCAAGCCAAAGGGAATCTCCCTCTGCCATGTCCTTGGATTTCTCACCTACTTCTAGATTTTTCAGTGCTGGTCCTCCCCCTCGTCCTGTCATGCACCATCCTGAGTGACGTTCTTCCTCAGGTGGTCCTGAGTTTAACCTTTGTGTTGTTATGTGTGCTCTGCCACATCTACCGTACCCAGCGTCACACTAACCCAGGGGACTTCCTCAGCAGGACTGTTCACTTCAAACAGCTTCCCTTCGTGACAATCTTTAGAGTGATGGTGAACGTGCAAACGGCCATCAGTATTCTCGCCGTCGACTTTAAAGTCTTTCCGAGACGATACGCTAAGTCGGAAACATACGGAACTGGCGTTATGGATTTTGGTGTTGGGGCCTTCGTCATGGCGAATGGTCTGGTTTGCCCGGAAGCACGTGGGAAGAACGTGTCTGGATCCAAGCTGAAGCACATCTCTAAACAGATCCTGTCGGTGTGGCCCCTGGTTGTTCTCGGTGCAGCACGACTTGTCTTTGTCAAAATGAGCAGCTACCAAGAACATGTGACTGAATACGGCGTccactggaatttttttttcacactagCTCTTGTGAAAGTTCTGACTTCATTGCTTTTAGTCGCATTTCCAACAAGAAAGTCGTGGGTTTTATCGCTTCTCATCAGTGGAATGTATCAGCTTGCTTTGGAGACAACAGACCTCAAGGCTTTCATCATGAACAACAATGACAGAGGAAAGGACTTCCTGCATGCTAACAAGGAGGGGATATTCTCTATATTAGGTTATGTTTCCATCTACATGGCAGGAGTTCAGATTGGATGCTATGTGATGCAGCCCAGATCCCATGTTAGAGACTGGATCAAAGCCATTTTTAACCTCCTAATGACGACTATGGCGCTATTTTCCGCTTTGTGCACTTGTCAGACTTTCATAGAACCAGTGTCTCGCCGCTTGGCCAATTTTCCTTTCTGTCTCTGGTGTGTCGCCCAATCTCTGCTTTTTATATCCTGCATTGGCGTTGTTGATTTGATTGTACTTTTTTCCCAGGCATGGTCCGGCTGCCGCTTTGTACCATCGTCATGGAATTCAAATTCAGGCTCGGACAAAAAGAAAGACGACATGGAAAAGTTGTGTCTTTTTCAAGCCATCAGTAGGAACCAGTTGTTATTCTTCTTGCTGTCAAATGTATTGACGGGTTTAACCAATTCGCTAGTCAAAACACTTGAATGCAGCAAATTATTTTCTGTATGTGTCCTGCTGGCTTACATGTTCATGAATTCCGCTGTTATGTATGTTTTACATCTCTGTGGCATTACAATAAAATTTTGGTAA
- the LOC133551360 gene encoding unconventional myosin-XIX isoform X4, whose amino-acid sequence MSSASGRRHTAAKNSNGSEAVQGLVQKVYSSDGRLHDSLEDEMIAFLTDDEAQLHTYDDLTKVNPVTPTTVLQCLQARYGMKVFYTHAGCTLVALNPFWSVPDLYSLDTMTGYHCSPKLKESKPHIFIVAEEAYRNVKGHLAPVDQSLVVSGESGAGKTWTSRCLMKYYATVAASSSVLESQDTVERIERRVLDSNPIMEAFGNACTLRNNNSSRFGKYIQLQLDRCQLLVGASVQTYLLEKTRVACQPANERNFHIFYQMMKEGTDAQRKEWNIPHGHRFVWLPNVEKSIEEDSFHETVDAMVHMGINTERQRQIFRVDSLCCGERRTFFLVCCRY is encoded by the exons ATGAGTTCTGCGAGCGGCCGACGTCACACTGCTGCGAAAAATAGCAATGGAAGTGAAGCG GTGCAAGGATTGGTCCAGAAGGTTTATTCCTCCGATGGACGCCTTCATGATTCCCTGGAGGACGAAATGATTGCCTTCCTCACTGACGATGAAGCCCAACTGCACACATATGATGATCTCACCAAAGTCAACCCAGTGACACCAACAACAG TTCTGCAATGCCTGCAGGCCAGATATGGAATGAAGGTGTTTTACACCCACGCTGGCTGCACCTTGGTGGCTCTTAACCCCTTCTGGTCTGTTCCTGACCTTTACTCCCTGGATACGATGACAGGCTATCACTGTTCTCCCAAGCTGAAG GAGTCCAAGCCACATATCTTTATCGTAGCAGAGGAAGCCTACAGAAATGTTAAGGGTCACTTGGCGCCTGTGGACcagtccttggtggtcagtggggAGAGCGGTGCTGGGAAG ACATGGACCTCTCGCTGCCTGATGAAATACTACGCCACGGTTGCAGCCTCCTCCTCCGTGTTGGAGAGTCAGGATACTGTAGAGAGGATAGAGAGGAGAGTTCTGGACTCCAACCCCATCATGGAAGCTTTTG GCAATGCGTGCACACTCcgcaacaacaacagcagtcgcTTTGGAAAGTACATCCAGCTCCAGCTTGACAG GTGTCAGCTGCTAGTCGGGGCATCTGTGCAAACATATTTACTGGAGAAGACCAGAGTGGCCTGCCAACCTGCTAATGAAAGGAACTTCCACATCTTTTACCAG atgatGAAAGAGGGCACTGACGCGCAGAGAAAGGAGTGGAATATACCACATGGACACCGCTTTGTGTGGCTGCCAAATGTTGAAAAGAGCATAGAAG aGGATTCTTTTCACGAGACTGTTGACGCTATGGTCCACATGGGTATTAACACCGAAAGGCAGAGACAGATATTCAGG GTTGATAGCTTATGCTGTGGGGAAAGAAGAACCTTTTTTCTCGTTTGTTGCAGATATTAG
- the LOC133551361 gene encoding phosphatidylinositol-glycan biosynthesis class W protein-like isoform X1: MDMSEKELKEAFVSNLNGTTLQEVVVGSFLTPLCILNRALILILHHQAKGNLPLPCPWISHLLLDFSVLVLPLVLSCTILSDVLPQVVLSLTFVLLCVLCHIYRTQRHTNPGDFLSRTVHFKQLPFVTIFRVMVNVQTAISILAVDFKVFPRRYAKSETYGTGVMDFGVGAFVMANGLVCPEARGKNVSGSKLKHISKQILSVWPLVVLGAARLVFVKMSSYQEHVTEYGVHWNFFFTLALVKVLTSLLLVAFPTRKSWVLSLLISGMYQLALETTDLKAFIMNNNDRGKDFLHANKEGIFSILGYVSIYMAGVQIGCYVMQPRSHVRDWIKAIFNLLMTTMALFSALCTCQTFIEPVSRRLANFPFCLWCVAQSLLFISCIGVVDLIVLFSQAWSGCRFVPSSWNSNSGSDKKKDDMEKLCLFQAISRNQLLFFLLSNVLTGLTNSLVKTLECSKLFSVCVLLAYMFMNSAVMYVLHLCGITIKFW, encoded by the exons atG GACATGTCTGAGAAGGAGCTGAAGGAAGCATTTGTCAGTAATCTCAATGGGACAACGTTACAAGAAGTAGTAGTGGGTTCATTCCTCACCCCACTGTGCATCCTCAATAGAGCGCTCATTCTGATCCTCCACCATCAAGCCAAAGGGAATCTCCCTCTGCCATGTCCTTGGATTTCTCACCTACTTCTAGATTTTTCAGTGCTGGTCCTCCCCCTCGTCCTGTCATGCACCATCCTGAGTGACGTTCTTCCTCAGGTGGTCCTGAGTTTAACCTTTGTGTTGTTATGTGTGCTCTGCCACATCTACCGTACCCAGCGTCACACTAACCCAGGGGACTTCCTCAGCAGGACTGTTCACTTCAAACAGCTTCCCTTCGTGACAATCTTTAGAGTGATGGTGAACGTGCAAACGGCCATCAGTATTCTCGCCGTCGACTTTAAAGTCTTTCCGAGACGATACGCTAAGTCGGAAACATACGGAACTGGCGTTATGGATTTTGGTGTTGGGGCCTTCGTCATGGCGAATGGTCTGGTTTGCCCGGAAGCACGTGGGAAGAACGTGTCTGGATCCAAGCTGAAGCACATCTCTAAACAGATCCTGTCGGTGTGGCCCCTGGTTGTTCTCGGTGCAGCACGACTTGTCTTTGTCAAAATGAGCAGCTACCAAGAACATGTGACTGAATACGGCGTccactggaatttttttttcacactagCTCTTGTGAAAGTTCTGACTTCATTGCTTTTAGTCGCATTTCCAACAAGAAAGTCGTGGGTTTTATCGCTTCTCATCAGTGGAATGTATCAGCTTGCTTTGGAGACAACAGACCTCAAGGCTTTCATCATGAACAACAATGACAGAGGAAAGGACTTCCTGCATGCTAACAAGGAGGGGATATTCTCTATATTAGGTTATGTTTCCATCTACATGGCAGGAGTTCAGATTGGATGCTATGTGATGCAGCCCAGATCCCATGTTAGAGACTGGATCAAAGCCATTTTTAACCTCCTAATGACGACTATGGCGCTATTTTCCGCTTTGTGCACTTGTCAGACTTTCATAGAACCAGTGTCTCGCCGCTTGGCCAATTTTCCTTTCTGTCTCTGGTGTGTCGCCCAATCTCTGCTTTTTATATCCTGCATTGGCGTTGTTGATTTGATTGTACTTTTTTCCCAGGCATGGTCCGGCTGCCGCTTTGTACCATCGTCATGGAATTCAAATTCAGGCTCGGACAAAAAGAAAGACGACATGGAAAAGTTGTGTCTTTTTCAAGCCATCAGTAGGAACCAGTTGTTATTCTTCTTGCTGTCAAATGTATTGACGGGTTTAACCAATTCGCTAGTCAAAACACTTGAATGCAGCAAATTATTTTCTGTATGTGTCCTGCTGGCTTACATGTTCATGAATTCCGCTGTTATGTATGTTTTACATCTCTGTGGCATTACAATAAAATTTTGGTAA